One genomic segment of Sphingorhabdus sp. M41 includes these proteins:
- a CDS encoding helix-turn-helix transcriptional regulator, translating to MGDDELTLLAAKCREASIGNYDWAELLSDVTVWVGGDKALWLTGDAVGPYQYGLQCGHDPDILKLYNEGYNALDPRRHQSRDTKPGQAVPGQRYLRNHEVAHTDYFEAINIGGDVKDSCFGVLCDDPAIGRHGISIQRGFREEFFDNDDAARLSAVIPYLTEALRHSISLTRILAHKRNQASGGFGFLDADWNLTELENTASALLNGSDVFACARGKISCSSTKIKRAFHYAVGKALSGQYFFFRTPWQDNSNSKELVLEFAPIPDAARWVAQDRSRILLTVSLERHEFSEIAGFFAEVNGLSKKEEALIYALLDHDDLRDVARQSQISYETARWHLKSIFAKTGYKRREDLLNAVRQHDLS from the coding sequence GTGGGTGATGACGAGCTAACATTGTTAGCGGCGAAGTGCCGTGAAGCGAGTATCGGAAATTACGATTGGGCAGAATTGCTATCCGATGTAACAGTTTGGGTTGGCGGCGACAAAGCGCTTTGGTTGACCGGGGATGCGGTGGGTCCATATCAATACGGCTTGCAGTGCGGCCATGATCCTGACATCCTGAAACTCTATAATGAAGGTTATAACGCGCTCGACCCTCGTCGGCATCAGTCACGCGATACCAAGCCAGGGCAGGCTGTGCCGGGGCAACGCTATTTGCGCAATCATGAAGTAGCGCATACCGATTATTTTGAAGCTATCAATATCGGCGGCGATGTAAAGGACAGCTGTTTTGGCGTGCTATGCGATGATCCGGCAATCGGACGCCATGGCATCAGTATCCAGCGCGGATTCAGGGAAGAATTTTTCGATAATGATGACGCCGCGCGACTGTCCGCCGTCATTCCCTATCTGACCGAGGCTTTACGCCATTCTATCTCGCTAACGCGCATTTTGGCGCACAAAAGAAATCAAGCAAGCGGGGGCTTCGGTTTCCTCGATGCCGATTGGAACCTGACTGAACTTGAGAACACAGCGAGCGCCTTGTTAAATGGCTCAGATGTGTTTGCATGTGCTCGGGGGAAAATAAGTTGCAGTTCAACCAAGATAAAAAGAGCATTTCATTATGCTGTCGGGAAGGCTTTGTCCGGGCAATACTTCTTTTTTCGAACACCTTGGCAGGATAACAGCAACTCTAAAGAACTCGTACTGGAGTTCGCTCCGATTCCTGATGCAGCACGCTGGGTAGCACAGGACAGGTCCAGAATTTTGCTAACTGTATCTTTAGAGCGTCACGAGTTTTCAGAAATCGCCGGTTTCTTTGCTGAGGTCAACGGCCTGAGCAAGAAAGAGGAAGCGCTGATATACGCGCTACTTGATCACGATGATCTTCGGGACGTCGCAAGGCAATCCCAGATCAGCTATGAAACAGCGCGCTGGCACCTCAAATCCATATTCGCAAAGACAGGATATAAGCGACGCGAGGATTTGCTGAATGCTGTTCGCCAACATGATCTGTCGTGA
- a CDS encoding isoaspartyl peptidase/L-asparaginase family protein gives MFRFTLAAIVMLCGTGTAMAQPEEDFGDSRWSIAIHGGAGTINRDKITAEQDSAIRAALGSALEAGSKILKDGGSAIEAITATIIILENDPNFNAGKGAVFTWDKTNELDSSIMDGSDLSAGAVAGINGTKNPILLARAVKDNSPHVMLSGEGANQFSREQGLEQVNPDYYATPYRLEQIDKLLAKEVSAADVDYKFGTVGAVAMDKDGHMAAGTSTGGMTGKRWGRIGDSPIIGAGTYADDRSCAISATGSGEYFIRLGVAHEICARIRMRFPEAIKEAQRAVPKDADGNDTYVVHGSEFQLSDEEIQQIADDVIAELGDLGGDGGIIYATPWGQAGYSFNTAGMYRGRATSEGEQSVAIYGDE, from the coding sequence ATGTTCAGATTCACCCTTGCAGCAATAGTCATGCTTTGCGGGACAGGCACGGCGATGGCGCAGCCCGAAGAAGATTTTGGCGACAGCCGCTGGTCGATCGCCATTCACGGCGGTGCCGGCACCATCAACCGCGACAAGATCACAGCCGAACAGGACAGCGCCATTCGCGCGGCTCTGGGCTCCGCACTCGAGGCAGGCTCGAAAATATTGAAAGATGGCGGCAGTGCGATCGAGGCGATTACCGCGACCATCATCATTCTCGAAAATGACCCCAATTTCAATGCCGGCAAGGGCGCGGTCTTCACCTGGGACAAGACCAACGAACTCGACAGCAGTATCATGGATGGCAGCGACCTGTCGGCCGGCGCGGTCGCCGGGATCAACGGCACCAAAAACCCGATCTTGCTGGCCCGCGCGGTCAAGGACAACAGCCCGCACGTGATGCTGTCGGGCGAAGGCGCCAACCAGTTCAGCCGCGAACAGGGGCTGGAACAGGTGAACCCCGATTATTACGCCACGCCCTACCGGCTGGAGCAGATCGACAAGCTGCTCGCAAAAGAGGTCAGCGCCGCCGATGTCGACTATAAGTTCGGCACGGTCGGTGCGGTCGCCATGGACAAGGATGGCCATATGGCTGCAGGCACCTCGACCGGCGGCATGACCGGCAAGCGCTGGGGCCGGATCGGCGATAGTCCGATCATCGGTGCAGGCACCTATGCCGACGACCGCAGCTGCGCGATTTCGGCGACCGGATCGGGCGAATATTTCATCCGTCTCGGCGTCGCCCACGAAATCTGCGCCCGCATCCGGATGCGCTTCCCCGAAGCGATCAAGGAAGCGCAACGGGCGGTGCCGAAAGATGCCGACGGCAATGATACCTATGTCGTCCACGGCAGCGAATTCCAGCTGTCAGACGAGGAAATCCAGCAGATCGCTGATGACGTGATCGCCGAACTCGGGGATCTTGGCGGCGACGGCGGCATCATCTACGCGACGCCATGGGGTCAGGCTGGCTACAGCTTCAACACCGCCGGCATGTATCGCGGACGGGCAACCAGCGAGGGTGAGCAGAGCGTGGCGATCTATGGGGATGAGTGA
- a CDS encoding SDR family oxidoreductase, giving the protein MPTIIITGANRGLGLEMARQYAANGWNVIGTAREPDKAEELQAIDKVTVMQLDAAEDASIRKFAEQLGDQPVDLFINNAGIYGPSEFDRKGWLDLLNINVIGPVALATALKDNVAQSKARKMVVISSQVGSIAENDSGNMIYYRTSKAAINQAWNSLAQQWKDEGLTLAMMHPGWVQTDMGGENADLTPEESVGGMRSVIDGLTQDQNGKFYDYSGREIPW; this is encoded by the coding sequence ATGCCAACCATCATCATCACCGGCGCCAATCGGGGACTTGGTCTCGAAATGGCCAGACAATATGCCGCGAACGGCTGGAACGTGATTGGTACCGCACGCGAACCGGACAAGGCAGAGGAACTGCAGGCGATCGACAAGGTTACGGTCATGCAGCTCGACGCGGCGGAGGACGCAAGCATCAGGAAATTTGCCGAACAGCTGGGCGATCAACCGGTTGACCTCTTCATCAACAATGCCGGCATCTACGGCCCGTCGGAATTTGACCGCAAGGGCTGGCTCGATCTGCTCAACATCAATGTAATTGGTCCAGTCGCGCTGGCGACCGCGCTTAAGGACAATGTCGCTCAATCCAAAGCCAGGAAAATGGTGGTCATCTCCAGCCAGGTTGGCAGCATCGCCGAAAATGACAGCGGCAACATGATATACTACCGGACCAGCAAGGCGGCGATAAACCAGGCATGGAACAGCCTGGCGCAGCAGTGGAAGGATGAAGGCCTGACTCTTGCGATGATGCACCCCGGCTGGGTCCAGACCGATATGGGCGGCGAGAATGCCGACTTGACGCCTGAGGAGAGTGTCGGGGGCATGCGGTCGGTCATCGACGGCCTGACCCAAGATCAAAATGGTAAATTTTATGACTATAGCGGGCGGGAAATTCCCTGGTAG
- the ispG gene encoding flavodoxin-dependent (E)-4-hydroxy-3-methylbut-2-enyl-diphosphate synthase yields the protein MTAENSSLRPWRDIERRKSRQIMVGDVPVGGDAPITVQTMTNTLTSDAKATIDQIRRCEEAGVDIIRVSCPDVESTAALKQIVRASNVPIVADIHFHYKRGIEAAEAGAACLRINPGNIGSSARVREVIDAAKSNGCAIRIGVNAGSLEKDLLEKYGEPCPEALVESALDHIKILQDHDFHEFKVAVKASDVFLAVAAYSQLADAVDCPLHLGITEAGGLIGGTVKSSIGMGNLLWAGIGDTIRVSLSAEPEEEVRVGYEMLKALGLRTRGVRVVSCPSCARQGFDVIRTVQKLEERLQHIRTPLSLSVLGCVVNGPGEARETDIGITGGGKGKHMVYLSGVTDHHVADADMVDHIVKLVEAKAAEIEAGLSEAA from the coding sequence ATGACAGCTGAAAATTCGTCCTTGCGTCCCTGGCGCGATATCGAGCGGCGCAAGTCCCGCCAGATCATGGTCGGTGACGTCCCGGTCGGCGGCGATGCGCCGATTACCGTGCAGACGATGACCAATACGCTGACGAGCGATGCCAAGGCGACGATTGACCAGATCCGCCGCTGCGAGGAAGCTGGCGTCGATATCATTCGCGTATCCTGCCCCGATGTCGAGAGCACGGCTGCGCTGAAGCAGATTGTCCGCGCCAGCAATGTGCCGATCGTCGCGGATATCCATTTCCACTATAAGCGCGGGATCGAAGCCGCGGAGGCGGGCGCGGCCTGCCTGCGGATCAATCCGGGCAATATCGGCTCTTCAGCGCGGGTGCGCGAGGTCATTGACGCGGCCAAGTCCAATGGCTGCGCGATCCGCATTGGGGTGAACGCAGGCAGTCTGGAAAAGGACCTGCTTGAAAAATATGGCGAGCCCTGTCCCGAGGCGCTGGTCGAGAGCGCGCTCGACCATATCAAGATACTGCAGGACCATGATTTTCACGAGTTCAAGGTCGCGGTGAAGGCCTCCGACGTATTTCTGGCCGTCGCAGCCTATTCGCAGCTTGCCGACGCGGTGGACTGCCCGCTGCATCTCGGCATTACCGAGGCCGGTGGCCTGATCGGCGGCACGGTGAAAAGCTCGATCGGCATGGGCAATCTGCTCTGGGCCGGGATTGGCGACACGATCCGCGTGAGCCTGTCGGCGGAACCCGAAGAAGAAGTGCGCGTCGGCTATGAAATGCTCAAGGCGCTAGGTCTGCGCACGCGTGGCGTCCGGGTGGTCAGCTGCCCGAGCTGCGCGCGGCAGGGCTTTGACGTGATCCGCACGGTGCAGAAGCTGGAAGAACGGCTGCAACATATCCGCACGCCCTTATCGCTTTCGGTGCTTGGCTGCGTTGTCAACGGTCCGGGCGAGGCCCGCGAAACCGATATCGGCATCACCGGCGGCGGCAAGGGCAAGCATATGGTCTATCTCTCCGGCGTTACCGACCATCATGTGGCGGATGCGGATATGGTTGATCATATTGTGAAGCTGGTCGAGGCCAAGGCGGCGGAGATCGAGGCGGGGCTTAGCGAGGCAGCTTGA
- a CDS encoding trypsin-like peptidase domain-containing protein — translation MITVSRKESNAAVQIHLNREGIESTADATGFLWEENNKIYLVTNVHCLTGWNFDTNTPIGGFVPDHVAINWSLIFSDDEITGGSMSGRRAANASLFDKNGAPEWLVHPEYFERVDVAIIELSDDSLSTFLAHHSALRLATDPINKLDWFDFEPAVGDEAFVLGFPLSLNRGHGFPLWKRATIATEPSFNISDLPLTLFDTATRRGMSGSPVFLRRSGLTYPRGVTPPQNSIGGDAVLGEVNCFYGIYSGRIIDVDLNEEDNEFQAQLGRVWKASVIQEILAGGAKGIQGGEIR, via the coding sequence GTGATAACAGTTTCTCGGAAAGAAAGTAATGCGGCAGTACAGATTCATCTGAACCGGGAAGGTATAGAAAGCACGGCCGATGCAACTGGTTTCTTATGGGAGGAAAATAACAAGATTTATCTTGTTACCAATGTCCATTGTTTAACTGGCTGGAATTTTGACACTAATACACCAATTGGAGGTTTTGTTCCTGACCACGTCGCAATAAACTGGTCTCTGATATTCTCCGATGATGAAATAACAGGAGGTTCTATGTCAGGTCGCCGAGCGGCCAATGCCTCACTATTTGATAAAAATGGCGCACCGGAATGGCTTGTGCACCCTGAATACTTTGAAAGGGTGGACGTCGCAATTATTGAACTTAGTGATGATTCATTATCGACGTTTCTCGCTCACCACAGTGCCCTTCGCCTTGCAACGGATCCAATAAACAAACTTGATTGGTTTGATTTCGAGCCTGCCGTCGGAGATGAAGCTTTCGTTCTTGGCTTTCCATTGTCACTAAATCGTGGCCATGGTTTTCCGCTTTGGAAGCGAGCGACCATTGCGACGGAACCAAGCTTCAATATAAGCGACCTGCCACTAACACTTTTTGACACTGCTACGAGAAGGGGAATGTCAGGATCTCCGGTTTTTCTTCGTCGGAGCGGTTTGACATATCCACGAGGCGTAACACCACCTCAAAACTCTATCGGTGGTGACGCGGTGTTAGGCGAAGTTAATTGTTTCTATGGAATATATTCGGGTCGGATCATAGATGTGGACCTGAATGAAGAGGACAACGAATTCCAAGCTCAGTTGGGCCGTGTATGGAAGGCTTCCGTAATCCAAGAAATACTGGCGGGTGGAGCCAAAGGAATTCAAGGTGGTGAAATTAGATAG
- the yghX gene encoding YghX family hydrolase produces MTRKRASDFHPHILEIFDGYVHGLISKRDFIRQAGKFAAAGVTGAMILDQLQPNYAWAAQVEPDDPAIMAERISYDSPEGHGKINALMARPAGATGTLPAVLVIHENRGLNPYIEDVARRVAKAGYLALTPDGLSPLGGYPGNDDDGRTMQRTLDGAKLMEDFFAAFEFLRDHDRSTGKVGAVGFCYGGGVCNALAVAYPDLAASVPYYGRQPEAADVPAIEAPLMIHHAGNDERINAGWPAYEAALSEHQKEYSVHFYPDVNHGFHNDTTPRYDEEAASLSWKRTLAFFEAHLRG; encoded by the coding sequence ATGACCCGCAAACGCGCAAGCGACTTCCACCCCCATATTCTCGAGATTTTTGACGGCTATGTGCATGGTCTGATCTCGAAGCGGGACTTCATCCGGCAGGCCGGGAAATTTGCCGCCGCCGGGGTGACCGGAGCGATGATCCTTGACCAACTGCAACCCAATTACGCCTGGGCGGCGCAGGTCGAACCGGATGATCCGGCGATCATGGCCGAGCGGATCAGCTACGACAGTCCGGAAGGCCATGGCAAGATCAATGCGCTGATGGCCCGGCCGGCGGGAGCGACAGGCACGCTGCCGGCGGTGCTGGTGATCCACGAGAATCGCGGGCTCAATCCCTATATCGAGGATGTCGCGCGGCGGGTGGCCAAGGCGGGCTATCTGGCGCTGACGCCCGACGGTCTGTCACCCTTGGGCGGCTATCCCGGCAATGACGATGACGGGCGGACGATGCAGCGCACGCTGGACGGTGCCAAGCTGATGGAAGATTTTTTCGCCGCATTCGAATTTCTGCGCGATCATGACAGATCGACCGGCAAGGTGGGCGCGGTTGGTTTCTGCTATGGCGGCGGCGTGTGCAATGCGCTGGCGGTCGCCTATCCCGATCTTGCCGCGTCGGTGCCTTATTACGGACGCCAGCCCGAAGCCGCCGATGTTCCGGCGATCGAGGCACCGCTGATGATACATCATGCAGGCAATGACGAGCGGATCAACGCCGGCTGGCCAGCTTATGAGGCGGCTCTTTCCGAGCACCAGAAAGAATATAGCGTGCATTTCTATCCCGATGTGAACCACGGTTTCCACAATGATACGACACCGCGCTATGACGAGGAAGCGGCAAGCCTTTCATGGAAACGGACGCTGGCCTTTTTTGAAGCTCATTTGCGTGGTTGA
- a CDS encoding thioredoxin family protein — MKLICVVDRMLLRFMPLLLVSVAAAVSPNVVHAEKTVAGHPEARPFEERADAAAEVDAALARADLSEKRVILVMGANWCHDSRGLAGWFSQPRFADMLTAKYEIVYVDVGHRDRNINIAQRFGIKAIKGTPTVLVLSPQGALLNRRSAPQWRDAASREEEDIFAYFDQFSIEP; from the coding sequence TTGAAGCTCATTTGCGTGGTTGACCGGATGCTGTTGCGATTCATGCCGCTTCTGCTGGTGTCTGTGGCTGCCGCGGTCTCGCCGAACGTGGTGCATGCCGAAAAAACGGTGGCTGGACATCCCGAGGCGCGACCGTTTGAGGAAAGGGCAGATGCGGCAGCGGAGGTCGACGCGGCGCTCGCCCGGGCTGATCTCTCTGAAAAACGCGTCATTCTCGTGATGGGCGCCAACTGGTGCCATGACAGCCGCGGACTGGCAGGCTGGTTTTCGCAGCCTCGTTTTGCCGACATGCTCACAGCCAAATATGAGATTGTCTATGTTGATGTCGGGCACAGGGATCGCAATATAAATATCGCGCAGCGCTTTGGGATCAAGGCGATCAAGGGTACGCCGACCGTGCTTGTGCTTTCTCCGCAAGGGGCCTTGCTAAACCGCAGATCGGCACCGCAGTGGCGCGATGCGGCGAGCCGGGAGGAAGAGGATATCTTCGCCTATTTCGACCAATTTTCTATCGAACCCTGA
- the gspN gene encoding type II secretion system protein N, with translation MPRALTYVLILLAVIAVALFFLPLRLAVGMAGLEGSRFSAKAISGTVWNGRIEGAQLGPFPLGDLGAGVRVLPLLTGRVLMDLERPPVAGDSGLVATVGKSGNSLLLQDVTTMLSVGRQLAPLPASAIDLQGVSISFAGGRCQSASGQVRVSLDANIPGLNLKQGLLGKAECQDGTLVLPLQSGSGMEKLTVKLEGNGFYTARLFLSGSDRAWTLLLPTLGFRKVPSGYAIKVAGQLGQRNGQ, from the coding sequence GTGCCGCGCGCATTGACCTATGTTCTGATCCTGTTGGCGGTGATCGCCGTGGCCTTGTTCTTCCTGCCGCTAAGGCTCGCGGTGGGCATGGCGGGGCTGGAAGGGTCGCGTTTCTCGGCCAAGGCGATCAGCGGAACGGTCTGGAACGGCCGGATCGAGGGCGCGCAGCTTGGGCCGTTTCCGCTCGGCGATCTCGGTGCCGGGGTGCGGGTGCTGCCGTTGCTGACCGGTCGGGTGCTGATGGATCTGGAACGGCCGCCGGTCGCGGGTGATTCCGGACTGGTCGCAACCGTCGGCAAGTCGGGCAACAGCCTGTTGCTGCAGGATGTGACGACAATGTTGAGCGTCGGCCGTCAACTGGCGCCGCTACCGGCCTCCGCGATCGACCTGCAGGGGGTCAGCATCAGCTTTGCCGGTGGCCGCTGCCAGTCGGCGAGCGGACAGGTGCGGGTGTCGCTCGACGCCAATATCCCCGGGCTGAACCTCAAGCAGGGTCTGCTCGGCAAGGCAGAATGTCAGGATGGAACGCTGGTGCTGCCGCTGCAAAGCGGGTCCGGCATGGAGAAGCTCACGGTAAAACTTGAAGGCAATGGCTTTTATACCGCCAGACTGTTCTTGTCCGGTAGCGACCGCGCCTGGACCCTGCTATTGCCGACCCTTGGCTTTCGCAAGGTTCCCAGCGGCTACGCGATCAAGGTTGCAGGACAGTTGGGACAGAGGAACGGACAATGA
- a CDS encoding LLM class flavin-dependent oxidoreductase, translated as MSEMGPKAVKFSILDLSPVPLGSDVKTALDRSLALAQHGEALGYERFWMAEHHGMEGIASAATAVALSHIGQGTKTIRIGAGGIMLPNHAPMVIAEQFGTLEALFPGRIDLGLGRAPGSDQRTAQALRRNLNSDANEFPRDVLELQAFLAGDDRLGIQATPGQGTNIPLYILGSSLFGAQLAAALGLPYAFASHFAPQMLDEALRIYRRDFKPSDQLAEPYVLCGFNIFAADSDEEAEYLSSSMMQSFVALRTGNPGKMPPPVEGYRASLPPQAQSMLEQIMQGSAIGSPDKVKQGVERFIDRTGADELIISGSIFDQAAREKSYTIAANIRELIAA; from the coding sequence ATGAGTGAAATGGGCCCCAAGGCGGTAAAATTTTCGATCCTTGACCTCTCCCCGGTGCCGCTGGGGAGCGACGTGAAAACCGCGCTCGACCGGTCGCTGGCGCTTGCGCAGCATGGCGAGGCGCTTGGCTACGAGCGATTCTGGATGGCCGAACATCACGGCATGGAAGGTATTGCCAGCGCCGCGACTGCAGTCGCCCTGTCGCATATCGGGCAGGGGACCAAGACCATCCGGATCGGTGCCGGCGGGATCATGCTGCCCAATCATGCGCCGATGGTGATCGCCGAGCAATTCGGTACCCTGGAAGCGCTGTTTCCGGGCCGGATTGACCTTGGCCTCGGTCGCGCACCAGGATCGGACCAGCGGACAGCCCAGGCGCTGCGCCGCAATCTCAACAGCGATGCCAACGAGTTTCCGCGCGACGTGCTCGAATTGCAGGCATTTCTTGCCGGTGATGACCGGCTCGGTATCCAGGCGACACCGGGGCAGGGGACCAATATCCCGCTATATATTCTCGGCAGCAGCCTGTTCGGCGCGCAACTGGCGGCGGCTCTGGGTCTGCCCTACGCCTTTGCCTCGCATTTTGCGCCGCAGATGCTGGATGAAGCGCTCCGGATTTACCGCCGGGATTTCAAGCCGTCCGACCAGCTTGCAGAGCCCTATGTCCTGTGCGGCTTCAATATTTTTGCGGCCGACAGCGACGAGGAAGCGGAATATCTGTCCAGCTCGATGATGCAGAGCTTTGTCGCTCTGCGCACTGGCAATCCGGGCAAAATGCCGCCGCCGGTAGAAGGCTATCGCGCGAGTCTGCCGCCGCAGGCCCAGTCGATGCTCGAACAGATAATGCAGGGCAGCGCTATTGGTTCACCGGACAAGGTCAAGCAGGGTGTCGAGCGGTTCATTGACCGGACCGGTGCCGATGAACTGATCATTTCCGGATCAATCTTTGATCAGGCCGCGCGCGAGAAAAGCTATACTATCGCCGCCAATATTCGGGAATTGATCGCTGCCTAG